GCCGCCGCCGTCATCGCCCAGCAGCGCCGGGCCGGTGCCGGGTGGGACGCGCTGATCATCGAGACCGGCTCCGCGCTGTACTTCGCCGCGCTGGCCGCACTCGCCTTCGCCGACCCGCACTCCGGCCTCCGCGACTACTCCGCCGCCCTGTCCTCCGCCGTCCTCGCGCTGATCGCCGGCGTCTCGCTGCTGATCGGCCGGCCGTTCACGCTCGGCATCGCCAAGCGCACCACGCCGCAGGAGTTCTGGACGCTCAAGCCGTTCATCCGGATCAACACCGTCATCACCGCGGTGTGGACCGCCGCCTTCGCGGTCACCGCCGTCGCGCTCGCCGCGATCGCCCACGCCGGGGACGGGCGCTCCGCCGCCGCCCTGGCCGTCCAGATCGCGGGCTTCGCCGTCCCCATGGTGTTCACCGTCCGGTACGTCGCCGTCGCCCGGGCCCGCGCCCAGCAGCGCCCGCCGCAGGACTGAGGACGCCGCCGCCCCTGCCGGGAGGCCCGCGAGACCCGGGAGGCCTGCGCGGCAGGGGCGGCAGGGGCGTGGCGTGCGGGGGCGGGGAGCGGTGAGGGTCCGGCGGGCCCCGGCGGACCGGCGGGAAGGGTGGGGCGAGGGTGCGGGGAGGTTCGAGGAGCCGACGGGGTGGGCAGGTCCCTGCCAATCCTGTCCGTTGCTCGATCCTCTTCCACCCGCGGAGGCTGTCGAATGAAGCGCACGACCTGGGGTGCCGGGCTGACCGTCCTGGCCATGGTGTCGCTCGCCCTGTCCACCACCACCGGCCCGGCGTCCGCCGCCGCCCCCACCGCCGGGAGCACCACCGGGGGCGCCGCCACCGGGTGCACCTACACCGCCGCCGTGCCCGCCGACAACTTCAAGGGCATCCCGGTCTTCGACGCCAAGAAGGCCGCCAAGCCCTACAGCGCCACCCTCCGCACCAGCCAGGGCGCGATCACCTTCCAGGCGCTCACCGACCAGGCCCCCTGCACCACCTACTCGTTCCGCTTCCTCGCCGAACGCGACTACTTCGACCGCACCCACTGCCACCGCCTCACCACCCAGCGGCTCTACGTCCTGCAGTGCGGCGACCCCACCGGCACCGGCAGCGGCGGCCCCGGCTACTCCTTCCCCGACGAGAACCTGACCGGCGCCACCTACCCCGCGGGCACCGTCGCGATGGCCAACGCCGGGCCGAACACCAACGGCAGCCAGTTCTTCCTCGTCTGGAAGGACACCAAGCTCTCCCCGGCCTACACCCCCTTCGGCCGCGTCACGGCCGGCCTCGACGTGCTGCAGAAGATCGCCGCCGGCGGCGAGGACGACCAGAACGGCCCCGGCGACGGCTTCCCGACGCTGCCCGTCAACATCCGCAACGTCGGGATCTCCAAGCGCTGACCCGCCCCTCCCGGGCAGGCCGGGGAGAGCCGGCAACGCCCGGAGGAACGCCCCGGCGGCGCGCTACGCCGCCGGGGCCAGCGCCCCGCACAGGTGGTTGCCCGGGTCCGCCGGGTCCGCGCTGATCCAGAACTGCGCCCACAGCTCGGTGAACTCCTCCCGGGAGAGGAAGCCGTCGCCGTCCAGGTCGACCAGCTCGAACACCCCCGTGGTGTCGGTCGGCCGCCCGTTCCACACGTCGACCAGGCGGCGGTGCTCCTCCCGGGAGATCCGGCCGTCGCCGTTCTCGTCGATCGCCTCGAAGACGGTGTCCGCCGTCGTCGTCACCGCCTCCCGCATCTCGGGCAGCCGGTCCACCATGGCCAGGATCTCGTCCATGTCCACCAGCCCGTCGCCGTTGGTGTCCGCCGCCTCGTACAGCGCGTCCCACCAGCCGAGCATCACCCGCTCCACCCGGGCCGCCAGCTCCGGGTCCGCCGCCACCCGGGGCAGCCGGCCCCAGCGGTCCGCCAGCGCCCGGAAGTCCTCCCGGTCGAGGTAGCCGTTCCCGTCGGTGTCGAACGCATGGAACATGCTGGTCAGCTTGTAGCGCTGGAACTCGCTCGCCATGGCCGTGCCTTTCCCTGGAACCTCTCGCGACGTGCGAGGCTGATCCTTTCCACTCCGCACCGCCCTACGGCGGCGTGCGGTCGTACGCCGCGCACGCGCACGCGCGCCCCGGGCGCGCGGCACCGCCCGCACGCCGGGCGCCGGTCGGGCATCTGCGGCAAAGGCGAAGGGCCACTTCTGCAAGGCTCCTGACGACCCCTAAGGTGACGGCCATGACCACCACGGGGAACCCCAGGGACGACGACCGCACCGACATCCGGATCAGCCTGATCGGCGGCACCCGGCTGGAGGGCCGGGAGATCCACGCCCGCACCCTCACCGCCTCCCTGGTCGGCGGCGCCGACATCGACCTCACCGACCTCGACATCCCGGACGGCGCCGAACTGCGGATCACCAAGCTCAGCCTGGTCGGCGGCGTCTCCCTGCGGGTCCGCCCCGAGGTCCGGGTGGTCGTCACCGGCATCCGGATCGGCGGGGTCAGCGACGACGGCCCCACCGGCGAGGGCGGGCCCACCGTCCACGTCGCCGCCTGGGGCCTGGTCGGCGGCGTCCGCGTCCACCGCGACTGACCGGCCCCGGGAGCGCCCCGGGACCGCTCGCCGCCCGCCCGCCGACCGCTGTTCCGGACCGCCCTGTCGGACCGTCCGGAACAGCGGCTATTGTGGCCCGCGCGCCGGAACACGGCGGCACGTACCGGTGGAACAGCAAGAAGAGGGGTGGGTCCGGTGGCGGACATCGAAGCGGCACGGACGGCTTTCGCGCGCCTGGACGTCGACGGCGACGGGCGGGTCACCGCGCGCGAGTACAAGACGGTCATGGCCCAGCTCGGCGACTACCACGTCACCGAGACGGTCGCCCAGGCGATCATCAACGCCAAGGACGCCAACGGCGACGGCAAGCTCTCCTTCGAGGAGTTCTGGGCCTCCGTCCAGGGCTGACCGCCGAGCGCCCCCGCCCCCTCCGGCCGGAGGGGGCGGGTGAGGTGCGGCACACCCGCACCGGCCCGACCGGCCGGAACGCCCCCGGCCCCGGCCGCCGGGCTTGGCCACTGGCCCCCGCCCGCCGTACAACTGGCGGATGCCGCCGAACGACCTCCGCCGCCGCCACCTCGCCGCCCGGGCCACCGCGCCCACCTACCCCGAGGTCGGCGCCACCGCGGCCGCCGCGCTGCCCGCCGGCTACTCCTGGCTGCGCCGCCGCGTCCACCTCGGCCACGGCCCCGCCGTCCTGGAGCGCGCCGGGGCGTACGTCCTCGGCTGGGGCGCCCAACTCGGCTCCGGCTTCGGGGTGTACCCGCCGGCCGAGCCCGCCGCCCCCGGCGCCACCGTCCTGCTCCGGCTCGCCCTGCCCGGGCTGCGCCTGCCCCGCCTGGTCATCCCGTGCCGGGTGGTCTGGACGGTCGAGGCCCCCGACCGGATCGGTTTCGCCTACGGCACCCTGCCCGGGCACCCCGAGTGCGGCGAGGAGTCCTTCACGGTGAGCATGGACGCCGACGGCGAGGTGTGGTTCGAGGTGGCCGCCTTCTCCCGGCTCGCCTCCTGGTACGCCCGGCTCGGCCGCCCCGTCGCGCTCGCCCTCCAGCACCTGGCGATCGAGCGCTACCTGCGGGCCGTCGCCCGCGCGGCGGCCACGGCCTGACCCGAACGCCCGGCGGCACCGGCCCCGGTGCAGACGCCGGTCCGGCCCGGGCACCGATTCGGGCCCCGGCCCCGGGTCAGGCGGCGGCGGCGAACGCCCGCACCGCCGCGGACGCGACGGACTCCACCAGCGCGATGCCGGCCTCCTCGCTCGCCGAACCGTCGCTCAGCACCGACACCAGCAGGCTCCGGCCGCCGTACTCGATCCGGCCGATGCTGTTGACCACCCACAGCCCGGTGCTGTCCCGGGGCAGCCAGCCGTTCTTCAGCTGCACCGCGCCGCCCTGGTCGGCCGCCGAGACGCCCCAGTCCTGGTCGTCCGCGACCAGGCCCATCAGCTTCGCCAGGTAGGCGCGGGAGGACGGGCCCAGCGGCGAGTCCTCGGTGAACACCACCCGCAGCAGCCGGGCCTGGTCGGCGGCGGTGGTCTCGGTCAGCCCCCAGAAGCCGTCCGTCCCCGCGACCGTCCCGGTCAGCCCGAAGGCCGCATTGGCCGCGTCCAGCCCGCTCGCCCCGCCCACCGCCTCGAACAGGGTGGTCGCCGCG
The window above is part of the Kitasatospora sp. NA04385 genome. Proteins encoded here:
- a CDS encoding peptidylprolyl isomerase: MKRTTWGAGLTVLAMVSLALSTTTGPASAAAPTAGSTTGGAATGCTYTAAVPADNFKGIPVFDAKKAAKPYSATLRTSQGAITFQALTDQAPCTTYSFRFLAERDYFDRTHCHRLTTQRLYVLQCGDPTGTGSGGPGYSFPDENLTGATYPAGTVAMANAGPNTNGSQFFLVWKDTKLSPAYTPFGRVTAGLDVLQKIAAGGEDDQNGPGDGFPTLPVNIRNVGISKR
- a CDS encoding EF-hand domain-containing protein: MASEFQRYKLTSMFHAFDTDGNGYLDREDFRALADRWGRLPRVAADPELAARVERVMLGWWDALYEAADTNGDGLVDMDEILAMVDRLPEMREAVTTTADTVFEAIDENGDGRISREEHRRLVDVWNGRPTDTTGVFELVDLDGDGFLSREEFTELWAQFWISADPADPGNHLCGALAPAA
- a CDS encoding EF-hand domain-containing protein; the encoded protein is MADIEAARTAFARLDVDGDGRVTAREYKTVMAQLGDYHVTETVAQAIINAKDANGDGKLSFEEFWASVQG
- a CDS encoding DUF1990 family protein, with amino-acid sequence MPPNDLRRRHLAARATAPTYPEVGATAAAALPAGYSWLRRRVHLGHGPAVLERAGAYVLGWGAQLGSGFGVYPPAEPAAPGATVLLRLALPGLRLPRLVIPCRVVWTVEAPDRIGFAYGTLPGHPECGEESFTVSMDADGEVWFEVAAFSRLASWYARLGRPVALALQHLAIERYLRAVARAAATA